In Flavobacterium sp. CS20, a single window of DNA contains:
- a CDS encoding alpha/beta hydrolase, with protein MPEHRISYSTTKTYSTLNLLTDKTENIWLVCLGLGYLSRYFIKYFSILNPEKNYIIAPQAPSKYYQDQSFKRIGASWLTREETQLEMQNIKAYFDAIYQKEIQPFSDKKLIVLGYSQGVSVAMRWVAQSKINCEKLLMHSGGIPVELKAENFKDLRFKPYLIYGKSDPYITKDRAKQEVQKAENLFGNRCKVKTFDGTHEINQEILKSFDG; from the coding sequence ATGCCTGAACATAGAATTTCATACTCGACTACAAAAACATACTCAACTTTAAATCTATTGACGGATAAAACTGAAAACATTTGGTTGGTTTGTCTCGGTTTAGGTTATTTGAGTCGATATTTTATAAAATATTTTTCGATATTAAATCCTGAAAAAAACTACATCATCGCACCCCAAGCTCCATCTAAATATTATCAAGACCAAAGTTTTAAACGCATTGGAGCATCTTGGCTCACCCGTGAAGAAACTCAGCTTGAAATGCAAAACATCAAAGCTTATTTTGATGCTATTTACCAAAAGGAAATCCAGCCTTTTTCTGATAAAAAACTTATCGTTTTGGGTTACTCACAAGGTGTTTCTGTAGCTATGCGTTGGGTTGCTCAATCAAAGATAAACTGTGAAAAATTGTTGATGCATTCGGGTGGAATTCCTGTAGAATTAAAAGCTGAAAATTTTAAAGATTTAAGGTTTAAACCTTATTTAATTTATGGTAAATCTGATCCCTATATCACAAAAGATAGAGCAAAACAAGAAGTTCAAAAAGCCGAAAACCTATTTGGAAATCGATGTAAAGTCAAAACCTTTGATGGAACACATGAGATAAATCAAGAGATTTTGAAATCTTTTGATGGGTAA